The genomic DNA AATTTAATCATCTATTATTTTGTTATAAGTAAATAAGGAAAAGGATAAATACTCCATCATTCCTTACAAAATAAAAAGTGGAAAGTTTTCCATGTTAGTTTTTGAATCCGTTCTTTCAAGTAAACGGACCATAAAAGaagattaattaataatacaacagaaatcttttttttcttttcccttttatagTGTCCTATTTAGCTTGTGAATTGCCAAGGCTGTGCTTAGTTCACTAGAACTTTCATCTTTTTCAGAATCTATTCTTAGTTTCTAGAAAATAGTGTTGAGACAAATATAAAATCTGATCTGATGAAACTGActactaaaaatttaaattgtgaATTTATATCGAATTGAAAGGGAGTCTTGACACAATGGTAaagttgtaggatcgaaaagcgctagagggggtggggggggtgtggggtgaatagcgttcgtggctaattcgttcgttttgAGTAAATACGCAGTGGAAAACAAAGATAGACAACGCAAAtaacaagaatttacttggttcggagcctgtcgcgactcctactttaaggcctgcatgtgagagtgctttcgatggacaatcactaatcaatcggaaagattacaaataGAGTTTTATAAGTAATTAGAAATTTAAAGAATACTGACAACTCTGTATAAGAAAATCTTCAGTAGAACCGTCGTCGGAGCTTTCGGGCGTTGTAGAAGCGTTTTCTGAGCCGCTCGAAGAAGCGGAAGTCGTTCGTTGTGTTGTTCTCAAGCTCTTGGTTGAATCTGCTTTTATAGGCCGTTCAGGGCTCGGCCACTCTGCGAGCTCCACATCAGCTTGGCAATAATTTTTGAGTTCCGGGTGCCCGAATCGACTCCTGGTGCCTGGACCagctccgggtgcccagaccccttccaggcgctcggaccaactTTTTCAGCcccttattttctgcaaaataaagttagttcagGCAAAAATAATATATCTAAACTGaaatttgacagcctctgactgCCCGGTTCTGATTTTGAGTTTCGTTGAAGCTCTAGGTCGAGCCgatgcctactgtttcctcttcggagaacgtgtcctcacctactcatctcaggagaagttacctgttgccagaccgatcctccagaccgactggacttttgcttagcgctcGAGGCTTCCGGTCTTCATATTGGACGCCCGCTCCACGATCCGTCCAGATTTCCACCCGGtctgcgaccaccaggatttcaacctaaaatccccgactctaggattttgtccGAAgcgctcgacctgccaagactttccacctagggttaccaccccctaggacctagggttaccgcctcctagggttaccacctcctagggttttccacctgcctagaatctactaggacttttgcctaagaacacttaggacttttcctacaagctcaatcaaccttgttaactcacaagacaacttaactttggaccctttgacataatcaaaacacaagttcgatcgtctggtgctttccgcaccaacaaaagTTGTTGCCGTGTGACCTAAAAATCATGGGTTTGAGCCTCAGAAATAGCCTCTTACAAAGCAGGATAAGATtgcgtacaatagacccttccTCAGGATCCCGtattggcgggagcttcgtgtattggattgtttttttttttgtgaatttgTATCGAATTATCCCTATTTGTTTCTATTGGATACTTAAATTTCACATTTGATGTCTGCCCGGTTCATGCAAAAATAAAAGGAGGAATTGGATGCAAACATATTCTCTATTTTTTCCTTCATTCAAATAAGAGATTGATTCTTTCAgtttgtttcctttttctttttttgtttctgTTTCAAGTAAACACAACATTAGGTTTGTGCCTAATCTCTTGGTTAATACAGGATCTTGGCACATTAGTCCACATTGTTCATCTTACTACTATGCaaattattcctatttttggaaagtttgagattttttttcttttttatgtacCTTAACAATGTATGCTTAATCTCCCGTTTTTGAATTATTTGTATTTAGGTATATTGTTCATGTTGCAAAAGATTCTGGTGTGTACTGAAGTATTGTTGATATTGAACTATTCATCCAGGAAAGGATTGGCTCCACATTTGAAATCTTTGATGGGTCCTTGGTGGTTTTCTCAATTTGATCCAGTTCCAGAAGTTTCTCTGGCTGCTAGGCTGTCTTTAGAGGTTTGAAATTCATGCCTCATACCCATCATTCTTTTTAATTAGAGAAGAACCTTGAAAAGGGTCACTAACGCTTAGAAACATCCACACGAACTCCTTTTCTTCAAATTTCTTATTGGGACTCCATACAAAAGGTAATTCCAATCTTACCCTCAGAACAAGTCATGTATACAAATGTTTTTGTGAAAACATTGTTCATGCATTGATCTGAACAATTTTGGACCGAAATATGGTTTCGAGAGTAATTCAAAATTATCTTTTCATGGGGCTTTAATTGGGAGTTTTTACTAAACAGAGTGTTATGTGGGTATTTTAGGTTGTTCGGATTTTTTTGGGGCTTTTGCTTTATAATTCTATGCTGACATGCATATAATCATTACATATGCTATGGGAAAGAATGTTCTGCATGTGCCACCATTGACTGCGGACATGGGACGAGGTTGCTGGCGAAGCCACTAATGGTGTACATGTAAGGAGACGTTTTTGTGGGGTTGAAGTGGTTGTTGGGATGTGACAAAGATGACTATTGTGCATTAACTCttgcaagagaagagagagataCAAATTGTCACCTTGGAGTGGGGAAGGAATTATGAGATCGTGCTACATGACAACCGGTGAGCTGTTGGATCAGTGACCGCCAATCGCCTGGCCTAGGCGATTGAATTttgttttactattttttatatataatattataaatagtctttattctatatttacttttaataatatatattaatttaaaaaatcaaaacaagtaatatatatatatatatataatgagataattttattaggttttaattaagtctatttaaattaaCTCAATCATAGCAGGAGTTGATTAGAATTATTAacctaaaatttaattaaaccgtGTACCCTATTTTTATCAGGCGATGAGTCTGATGCGTTGCCAGGACCTCACAACGCACTCGGACACATCACCGGGCTCGGGCGACGGGTCCAGGCCTATTGCCAGGCTCAGACGACGCATCCGGGCTTGCGCAACGCATCCGGACTTGTCGTCGGCCCAAGTGACGCGTCCGGACCCATCGCGGTGGTGAAACGCTGACAGCGGCAGTTCGAGGTGTGGCAATGGTAGGAGGAGGTGAGTTATAGCCTAAAGCACTGCCTTTGCTTGAGGTAGTGCGGTTGATGCCCACCTCCCGCCTAGGCGGTGCCTAGGCGGCCACCTCGGTCGCCATTTAGAACATTGCTGGTGAGCAAGAGGAGGAACCTGTGTTGCATTTAGCTGTGTTTGTGGGGTTGTTTGTGGTGCTGTTGCTGGCCGTGGGAACAAAGGAAAGGAGAAATTATAATGCTCAGGCAAGGGATAGAGAGCTATGTGCTGTGAGGCTTGCAAGCAATTAAAGTGGGAATTGCTGAGTATACTTAGAGGAGTTGCTTTGTTAGTGGGGTTGGATGAGCATTATTGGTGATTTTGAAGGAGGGAGGCATTAGGCTATGTTATTTGGGAtgacaaaaataatatctatgaAAAGGAACAGCTTCTGAGACACAATCCTGTATCTTCCTTTTGATTGCTTTGGAGGAACTTGTCAGAATGTCAGGGAGGGGTGGCTTGTAGTGTCCTTAAAAGAACTTTTTCCCTGAaatgtttttgcccaaaactggGCAGAAGTGAAGGGAGCAATAAAAAAAAAGGGTAAAAGAAGACAGCAGGAATATAGATGCTGCACAACTGACTCCCCACACGTTGATGGCAATGTTGTCTATCTCACAACCGCATACCATTGAGCCTTAACTGCTGACACCTCTGATTCCTAGAACCGCTTCACAAACCCTCTTCTTCCAATCTCAACTGCCATGGGTCATCGATCCCAATATGCCCTTCAAGCGTACCACCGCTTCCCATCCGACTTCATCACCCAAGTTGTTGAACATCTGAATGGCAATGATTGCAGAAAGATAGTGTGGGGTACGGTTGAACAATTCGGTGGGAGCAAGAAGGAGACAAGGATAACTTCATCATTTTATATTCTCCCtccccttctttcttctagagTAAAAAGAGCCTTAAGATTTGGGAGTGTGGATGAACTTTCCCTATCCAATTAACATTTTGTCTTTGACTCATTGATTGATGTAGGTTTGATTTGAGTTGGTTCAGTTCTGGTTCATCCTTTAAACGTCCATACTGGTTTCTGTTTAACTTGAGCTCAACATGAATCCTAGGCAAACTAAACCTAATCCACTCTCTAAAAATACAGCAAGCCACCAGTTAAACTGAAACTAAGTCCAATTAATTGCAAATATGCCCCAACTAAACCTCAATCAAGCAAGTTACCTTATACTGATTGCTCTAAACATGTCTAACAATGATAAAAGAAAAATCAGGCTTACAGAGGCTCACTTTATTTTTTTAGCTATTTTTCGATTGACTATGAGTTTTTTTCCTCCCTTGTATTCAAAGCTATCATTagtgatatttaaattttccaCAGATTTTTAGCTGTGCTCTAGTTAAATTTCCCTCATTCTGTAATAACTTTGCTAATGTTATTGCAGGCAGCCTTTCCAATGCAAGAACGAAGGCTGGATGCTTTGATGTTTTGTGTAAATGAGATTTTTCTCTATTtagatgaaaatttgaaattaacacCACAAACGATGTTTGATAAAGCCATACCTGCTGATGAGTTGGAAGATATGCACCAAAGAGTATGTGTTTGGACctcccttttattttaatattaaacttcCATTGAACTTGTTCTACATTGTTTTAGCATATGACAGGTGTTCAACTAATTAATTGATATTTGACTTTTAGATTAGCTTTATTCTCTAGTATGGTTTCTTTTTGTTGGAACAGAATAATTGACAAAGAATTTTTAGTTCTTGGATATATCATATAACACTGTGTTTTTTGCTTTTATCATTTGCAAATATCACACATGACATTTGTAGAATTTTGCTTGCACTTGATGCAAGCTATTCTGATATGGTCTTACACCTCTTTGTTTCACTAAGGTCAGCTATTCATGTTAGAAGTGCATTTGTGAATAAACTATTCGATTCAACTAGGCTACATGTTCTCCTCAGGACACTTCAAGTAACATTTTTTTTGGAAGTTCTGGATCTCTGGAATTTGATTTTagcatttattttggaagttctGGATCTCTGGAATTTGATTTGAGCATTATTATATTTTGCCACTTCTTTAGTTGGAGAGAGGATGTATTTTATTTCGTTAACAAGTGTTCATTTACTCCAATGTTAATATGTTCGTGTTACAATCCCTGTTACTGAGTTGTGCTCTGCTACTTATGAAGTATGTAGCCATCAATTACTATTATCCAGTGCTATAGATATTTAGCACAAATATGAAGAAGGTAATTCACGAAAAAGGAATCTTAGATATTATCATAGTTTACAAGGCTTCTATCTACTGCCTACAGTTTCAATTCTTGTTATTAATCTTTCCTCTAGAACATAATGTTATTGTTTAGCTTTTGCTCGTTGGGTTCTATTTCCATGATCTTTGACTACATTTCAGGGTACTTTCCTTTTCTGCAGGCAATTTCATCTTCATTATTGGCAATAGCAACCCTTATTGACATTTTACTGGTTGTAAAAATGCCAAACTCTGATAATGGAAATTGTTCGCCTGAACAAAAGCTTGTATCCAGAGCAAGGACTGCTGCAGTATCTTCTGTTGAAAATCTGCTTGCTATGCATAAGTGTTTTCTTCAACATATGAAATCCAAGCATCCCAGTGTTCGTACAGCTACATATTCTATCATAGCTAGCATTATAAAAAATATCCCACATGTCTTGAATGAAGAAAATGTGAAGGTGCTTTCAACTGCCATACTTGGTGTTTTACaagagaaggatgcatcttgccATTCGTCCATGTGGGATATGTTATTGCTCTTTTCAAAAAAAATCCCAAATGGTTGGTCATATTGTAACACCCAGAAAGTTGTTCTCAACAGATTTTGGCATTTCTTAAGAAACGGATGTCATGGATCACAACAAGTTTCATATCCAGTACTTGTGCTATTCTTGGATTCAATACCGACTGATGTAAACCTTGGCGAGCAatttgttgattattttttccaaaatCTTTGGGCTGGAAGATATTCTTCATGCCACTCACTTGCTGATAGCAAGGCTTTATTTGGTGCATTTAAAGAATGTTTTCTCTGGGTGTTACATCATGTATCAAGGTATATGCTTTACATAACTGATCGCTCAAATTACTACAATCTTGTTTCTCTTTGATCTTTCACTTTTGTCTACTGACATATTCATccatgatatattttttttattttttttctttgcagaTATTGTAAAACAACAGATGACCAAAGTGAACTTCCTATCAAGTTGATAAATGATATTTTTGTAGAACTATTATTGAATGACTATCTGCTGTCAGCTAGCGTGAAAAAGCGAGATGAAAGTTCACAAGCAAGGTCTGATATCTCAACTGATGGTGGCAGTTCGCTGTCTCATGAAAGGCCACAACAGAGAGTTAATAGTAGCCATCAAGCGTTTTTTACTGAAGAGTTATTGAGGTGTATTATTGGAATTCTATTAGAGATCTCCCAAGAGGATCAAAATTTGACATGTGTTTTCTGTACATCCTTTCAGAAGGACTGTCTTGAAATTATTCGAGAAGGGGATTCCTTGCAAAATTTTCCTGAGTGTATAGAAAGAATTGTCAGATTTTTTCTAGCAATTGATAAGTGTATTTTGCTGAAAGGTCATGATTGGCCTTTGCACTTTTTAGGCCGACCGCTATTTTTTACCACCTTCCCTGTGATTAAGTCTATGGTGAGTTCAGGACAAAGTATATAAATACTAtctattttttatttccttttcttggcTGACTTTTTGTTCATCGAAATGTATTTTCCGTTTTCTATGAAGATATTATTTGAAGTCCTGTTTACTGTTGTGTCCCATTACCTAGAGCAGGATAGTATTTTCTCTAAGGACAATATACAACTGTTGTACCAGAACAGTAAGGTTTGTATGACGCTCTAGTTTGCATTGCATGATGATCTTTTATTTTTAACTTGTTCTTCTGGCTATTGTCAAGACAATACACTGGTATTGATACTAAAACAAGTTACGTGCATTCCAATGAAAAATTTCATCAAGTTGAAGCTCTGCAGAGGATACAGTTAACTTTACCAGAAGGGCTTTGTTGGCCTTCAGGATTGGAATTTTGAATCAGTGGAAAATTACTGCTTGCTACATGATAAAATGTCCCCTGAAGTTTCTACCAAATCTGGAACATAGATTAAGTGCAGTGAATACTAGCCCACGGTTATTTGAATCTGTACGTATTTAAGAATTAAGATAACTAAGCTTGATGAAAGTTTTCATCTTTTGAGTTCTGCACTTGTGTTGTTATAACTTAAATTTTatgatattttcttttatttttgaatGATCACAGCCTATCAAGTCTTTGGCAAAACCTCCGTAGGTATTTCCTTTTGCATACGTTGATGATGTTTATTGGCATCTGTTGTTTTGCAGGATTCTCTGGATGCAGTCAAGCTTCTGTCCATCTTGGTTGAAATATTTGGACCCGATCAAATATTCTCAGAGTTTGATAGCCCAAATGCAATGGATATTGAAACCAAGACGAAGCATTTTTTTCATACATTCAATAATGACTTTATTCCATGGTGTTTAGAAGGAGTTGGTAGTTTCGGAAATCTAAAACTAGATTTTCTGCTCGATTTGTTTCAAGATGACTATTTTTTTCAGCAATGGTGTGCAGTTATCACCTATTGTGTAGATGATACAAAATTCACTGAAACCTCAGACAACATTAGTAATATTCAGGTGCTTGCTATTCTCATTGGGAAGGTCAGGGAAAGAATTAGGAGCAAGAAGCTGGGAAGGCTGCGAAAGTTTGGCTTGTCACCAGAACATTGGCACCACGACTTGCTAAATTCATCTGCAATAAGTTTTGCTCACCAGACTTCCATGATAAACTGTCATGCTCAATTTCTATGGTAATTTTGCGTTTTTATATCCTCAAAAAGATCAAtggaaaaaacacaaaaaaagTTTATATTATTATGGTAGTGTTACAATACATCCATGTGGGTGAGCAAATGGCTAAGCTGTATTTAAGGTTAATGTTTGTTTGATGCCCAATAGAGTAATACAaacaaatttaatctattttaaaTGAGAGAGTAAAGGGTGGGCAAGAGTATGCCATAGCTTGACAGACATAATCATACTAATAACACATttctaaaacttcttttcctttttattctttCATTCTACTTATATCTAATCATAATTTTTTTGCTACTCGTGTTGCAAGTAGCATAAATctaatcataattttttttcccaaaatgAAGCACAGTTGTTGATATGATCATCCAAATTTTCCTTTAATCATGTGCTGGAATCCTCTTTTTTTTACATCGGTAACAACTGCATCTTGTTGACATGTAATTTCTAAGACACATTCTCTATGTTTTTTAAAgtctttccttcttctttgtgTATGATGACCATGCTAATGCTgatcctatttttattttttctgtataatttttgctactttgaagtaaatttttttaagttggaTGACAGCTCAATGCTTAATGAATCTGAACCTGATTTGGGTACTTTTATTGCTAATGGGAATCAAGAGAAATGCACTTTATTTGAGTAGTCATCTCTAAGCAAACTGAACCTTGTTTATCATTTAACTGTACTTTCAAGCTTCTAAAAAACATAAGAGGCAAAATCTCAGTTCCTTAGCTAGTAGGGCTACATCCAAGAGTAACAGCTTTTAGAAGTTATCAATAAGTAACAATCTGTGGGCATATAGGTGGTCCAAATTACTGAATATAATATAATGTTAACCaacaaaaatgttttttttttaattatgttttttttaaaatttatttattttacatttCATTTGGATAATTTTTCATGTAGTGCCGTACTTGGAGGGTCAGCCGAAGATGATCAGCTTTGCTTTTTGTCTAAAGAAACTTTAATTATTGTCTGGgagggaattttgagaaaaatgacATCACTTCTTACTTCGTCATCATTTCATTGGGTTCATTTTGCATGCTCTTTGATTCTAGGTTCTGACCACAATGATTTTCTTAAGCTGCAAGAAGCATCTTTCTCAATGAAGGTTGCAATGGCTCAATTTTCTTTTGAAGTTCTCAAGGGTAGCATATTTTGCTTGAAGATAATTGATGATAGTTGCACCTTAGTTTCTTCACTCTTAGCAACCCTATTTGTTCTTGATTGGGAAAATTGCATGATGGCTCTGACTTGTACTAATGATAAATTTGATTGTTCAAAATATGCTGGTGATATTGATAATTCTCTGTTGGAAACTGAAGTTCTTGGCAATGAGGAGCAGGTTGATGCCAAGTTGGCTTTGGGAAGAAAATTTTGTGCCTATCGCCGTAAGATAACTCCTAATTTCTTGAAAAACACAAGTCGCGAGACACAATCAAGATTTCAAAACATTTTAGTGAAAATAGTAAGGTTTGCATTACTAGACTCAGATGATTTAGTTTCTCCAAAAGAATCTATTTCATTCTGTGAATGGGTGTTAGATATGGCAGAAATAATATGCGACACTAGAAAAGAGATGCAGATTTTGTTGGACCAATTATTCCAAGAGGGAAAATCTTGGCCTTTCTGGGTTAAATCACTCATTGACAGTGGGAACAGAGTTGCAACTTTCCAGCGTGAGACAGCTTCATTGAGTGTTAATGTAAGGATTCTGTATGCCACTTATTTTGTATTATTTGCATTGCTCTGCAAAACTACACCTTCCTTTGTGATACATAGCTTTGAATATTGGAACAAACACATTTGACGACGATGATATATACTACTGAATAAGCAGAATTCTTTATAGTTCTTACTGTTAGGGGAGTGTATAATATAGCTTGGAATAATTTTGCTAGAATTTGATGCTGTGATGTTTGAATATATGCCTGTTAATGTTGTACACTAAGATCATGCTTTCGATATGCATAATATGTAATTTTGCAGTGTTTTTATAAGCTTGTGTGGAACTTAGGATAGCATTACCCTTCTATTTGTTTTTCTCAACTTGTATTTGACTTTTTCACAAGAGTTGATCCCTTTGCTTgccatttatttcttttattgttagGCATAATTGTTTGCAAGCAACAATAATTCTTGCATTAAGACACTAAGTGGCCATTATTGAATGGACGTATTTCTTTTATTAATGGACATAGTTGTTTGCAAGCAACCATAATTCTTGCCTTGCATTATGACTCTAAGTGGGCTTTCATGGTTGGTGATGcaaagagatgttgcaaaatttGATGGCACTTGCTTTATTCTGAGAGAAAATACATGCTAAATGATTGACTACTGAATCTGGCTAGTCATTTGTCTGGAAACATACAATTTGATAGGAATTCAAAAAATGTGGTAAGTTTGTCATAATGTTAAGATGTAAgcaagaaacttggttatgatgAGCTGTACATTGTTTAACCATTCTGCTATTTAGCATACCTTAGTTATAAACTAGTTGGTCCTTGGCTTATAAAGTATACTGTTCTAAATGTAAGACAAATTCCCTGGCTCCCTTGGGAACTAGAACCTCTCTAAGAAGTAGTTTCTCACAGAAAAGATTAAAGTTATTGTCTGTTACCAATTTAAATAATTGGTCTGACTGATAACCTTCTGATCAGGTTATACAGTGTCAAGAGGTTGAGCGAATTTCCTCCTGATCAGGTTATTCATTGTCAAGGTCATCCAGTGGGGTATTATCCCATACCAATTTGGATAACTGGTCAGACTGATATGCTTCTGACCAGGTTATCCAATGTCAtgcattttcatttttattttaactttaatacCTTTAAGTAGGATTTTTGAATCCTTTCCCTTCTCTTTCTTAGTTATCTATCATAGAGAAAGACCAGGAAAGCTTGGTACAATGCACATAATGACattctttcttttttgtttttaggAGATAAGTGGATATGGATAAGGTGAAATAATCATTTAAGATGGATAAAATTTTCCATAAATACAAGCTTTTATGTGGATTTGCAGATGTATAAATATGAAAGGTGGGATACTAATGCAAAGATAGATAATGAAAAGCACTAAAAGATTTCATTTATCTTTCCTAATTTTTTTACTttgtataataaaaaatattcttgagagaagagaggaattctAAGAGATGTCTTTCTTAActtattttgtaaaataaataaagTGATGAATTTTCTCTGTTGAGAATCTTGATGGACAAGGAAAGAATATAAAACAAGAAcctactttttcaaaaaattctttcttGTATAACCATGTGGCAATTGTTTTTCACCTGAAAAATGCCTTTCTATGCCAAATAATGGTAATGGTAAATTCTTGTCCTATTATAAAAGATAgttgtgtagatcttgttttaatatttttttttctttgttgaaTCGTTTATTGTACCATGGGTTGCACATGTAAATTGTTATAATAAATAGGGCACACTGATTATCATAGAGTAAGGTTATCCTGTTTTGTTGATGTAATTACTTCAGTGTTTTTGGTTTCTGATTAATAGGGAAGCTCTTTGCTTTTATGTCAACTTTTTGGTGTTACTAAATGCTTTTATCATAATTTACTTTGTTGAAACAATTGTTTTGAATTATGTAATAAACAATTGTTTGAAATTATGCAATAATTGATGTACTTAAATGTATTCCTCTTGACTAACCAATACTGAATTTTACTGCTAGTTATATCATGTTTCTCCGCCATTCTACGTATGCTTATGTAGGGTTATACTCTAGTGTGTTTTTTAAGGCTCAACCTTTTGCTTCTATTTCATTTTCTGCATCCTCTTGACAAACTAGTTATAGTGTCTGTAGTTGACATTGGCATGATGTCTCGATGGGAATAATGCAGGAACACCATAATCACAGTTTTGTTGCTTTTGCTGACAAGCTTGTTTCAAGACTTGGAGTCGATGTGGTAATTGCAGGTCTTACAGAGATTTCTATTGGCTCATCACGCATTGAGGTTGTTTCAGGATTTTCATCTCCTTACAAACGTGAGTGGCTTGCTGCTGAAATAATTTCTTCATGGGAGTGGCAAGTGAGTAATGCAACAGAGGCTTTCTTACCTTTGCTTAGCAAATATGCAAGAACTGAAACCTCTACTCTTGAAGCTAATATTTTGTTCTCTATTATTAACACATTAATTGATGGAGCTATTACACATGAAACTCATGATCACTGGGCATCTTTTGATTCATGGAGGGTTCTGCATGATGAATTTGATAAAATCAATGATCCATTTCTCCGTGGCCTAGTTTCCTTGCTCTCTACTTTGTTTGTCAAGGAAAAAGTCTGGGGAAAGTGTGAGGCCATTCAATTATTTAAACAGCTTATGGATAAACTTTATGTTGGCACTTCTGTAGTGCAGTATTGCCTTAGAATTCTTCCTTTCATTTTAAGTATTATTATACCATCAGCACTAGAAAACTCAGAATCTGATGGCACAACTGAAGAAATTTTGAAAGATTCTCTACACGAAAACCCAACAAGGAAATATGTCATGAGTTGGCTTGAAAACTCCCTTTCCTTTCCTTCAATAATCTCAGCCAAAACAGAACAAGGTAATTGCATTTTCTTGTAGTAGTTTACCTTTATATATAAGATGATTGTGCTATATTTACATCATGTTTTCCATGTGACAGACGTTGAAGAATGGATCCAGGCCGTTATATCATGTTATCCATTGAGGACAACAATGGAAACTGGGAAATTTGAAGTAAGTTTATTGAGGAATGTGAGCAATGAGGAGGCAACTTTGCTTCTGAGTTTATTCAGAAAGCAAGTATGCTTTAATGATGCTTCTGCAGCCACTAATCAGAAGCAGATTATTTTAGGGAAACTAATAGCTGTTTCCGTTGGGTATTGCTGGCAAAAATTTGATAAAGATGACTGGAGTTTTGTGTTAGATAATTCACATAGGTGGTTGGAGTCATCTGTTTTGTTGCTGGAAGAGATAACTGATAGCATTGATGATGCAATAGTTAACCACACAATTATAAATGGCTTAGAATGTACTCAAAAGAAGCTCGAAATCTCTCTTCAGAATTATGATCCATGGATATTTCATTTATCAACTGCCGCATTAGTTACATTATGTCTTCTCTCACAACCGGAAGAACATGAAAAAACAGATAGTACAGAGGCTTTGCATCACATAAAACTTGGAAAGTGGGCTGCAATGAAAGATCAAACCATGGCAAGTATCTTACGCTTGTTTTTTGCAACTGGAGCTAGTGAGGCTATTGCAAACTCATGTAATGGAAATTTATCGAATG from Zingiber officinale cultivar Zhangliang chromosome 4A, Zo_v1.1, whole genome shotgun sequence includes the following:
- the LOC121969355 gene encoding E3 ubiquitin-protein ligase listerin-like isoform X3, translated to MGPWWFSQFDPVPEVSLAARLSLEAAFPMQERRLDALMFCVNEIFLYLDENLKLTPQTMFDKAIPADELEDMHQRAISSSLLAIATLIDILLVVKMPNSDNGNCSPEQKLVSRARTAAVSSVENLLAMHKCFLQHMKSKHPSVRTATYSIIASIIKNIPHVLNEENVKVLSTAILGVLQEKDASCHSSMWDMLLLFSKKIPNGWSYCNTQKVVLNRFWHFLRNGCHGSQQVSYPVLVLFLDSIPTDVNLGEQFVDYFFQNLWAGRYSSCHSLADSKALFGAFKECFLWVLHHVSRYCKTTDDQSELPIKLINDIFVELLLNDYLLSASVKKRDESSQARSDISTDGGSSLSHERPQQRVNSSHQAFFTEELLRCIIGILLEISQEDQNLTCVFCTSFQKDCLEIIREGDSLQNFPECIERIVRFFLAIDKCILLKGHDWPLHFLGRPLFFTTFPVIKSMDSLDAVKLLSILVEIFGPDQIFSEFDSPNAMDIETKTKHFFHTFNNDFIPWCLEGVGSFGNLKLDFLLDLFQDDYFFQQWCAVITYCVDDTKFTETSDNISNIQVLAILIGKVRERIRSKKLGRLRKFGLSPEHWHHDLLNSSAISFAHQTSMINCHAQFLCAVLGGSAEDDQLCFLSKETLIIVWEGILRKMTSLLTSSSFHWVHFACSLILGSDHNDFLKLQEASFSMKVAMAQFSFEVLKGSIFCLKIIDDSCTLVSSLLATLFVLDWENCMMALTCTNDKFDCSKYAGDIDNSLLETEVLGNEEQVDAKLALGRKFCAYRRKITPNFLKNTSRETQSRFQNILVKIVRFALLDSDDLVSPKESISFCEWVLDMAEIICDTRKEMQILLDQLFQEGKSWPFWVKSLIDSGNRVATFQRETASLSVNEHHNHSFVAFADKLVSRLGVDVVIAGLTEISIGSSRIEVVSGFSSPYKREWLAAEIISSWEWQVSNATEAFLPLLSKYARTETSTLEANILFSIINTLIDGAITHETHDHWASFDSWRVLHDEFDKINDPFLRGLVSLLSTLFVKEKVWGKCEAIQLFKQLMDKLYVGTSVVQYCLRILPFILSIIIPSALENSESDGTTEEILKDSLHENPTRKYVMSWLENSLSFPSIISAKTEQDVEEWIQAVISCYPLRTTMETGKFEVSLLRNVSNEEATLLLSLFRKQVCFNDASAATNQKQIILGKLIAVSVGYCWQKFDKDDWSFVLDNSHRWLESSVLLLEEITDSIDDAIVNHTIINGLECTQKKLEISLQNYDPWIFHLSTAALVTLCLLSQPEEHEKTDSTEALHHIKLGKWAAMKDQTMASILRLFFATGASEAIANSCNGNLSNVVASSRLMQSHFWGMIASFVWNSPKLVRSAAVESMKLWGLSKDSISSLYAILFSSRPISSLQFAAYCLLSSEPLCHLSVASEGSLEGEGSSFMESELSLDVESSSEETFCLRDEISFLIQRQSADLPEMDLISQERVNVFIAWALLLSCLNSFSPSSKAREKMVQYIQDSVSSTILDCIFQHIPLKSGANNVKKKEIELAVEASNAANAARHSITTCSLELYVQSLWPVRIDTMASLAGSIYGMMIHLLPSYVRNWFSSLRDRSLSSAVESFTKAWCSPPLLLDELSQVKETVFADDNFSVSVNRSASEIIATYKKEETGMDLVIHLPSSYPLRPVDVECARSLGISEVKQRKWLLSLTAFVRNQNGAIAEAIRIWKSNFDKEFLGVEECPICYSINHTTNHSLPRLACKTCKHKFHSACLYKWFSTSHKSTCPLCQSPF